A DNA window from Pseudodesulfovibrio thermohalotolerans contains the following coding sequences:
- a CDS encoding efflux RND transporter periplasmic adaptor subunit, whose protein sequence is MNRHFKKILSIFRPKALIPLVILAAGAMGAYATVMSAPKAMKMPPQVIRPGVETREAVRMDHRVVVDVMGTVTAARLIALQSQVSGKVVGVSGEFVPGGYFDAGQEILTIDPKDYELAVREVEAEVAEAEYNLKVEQGYQNVSAREWDLLQEAGRATEAEAELALRKPHLAKAKADLRAARAKLELARLDLSRTRVTAPFAAKVESRTVDLGAAVAVQGDLATLVGTDEFWIQASVPVDRLGWISLPSDNTPEGAKARIVSVGAAGESECEGYVVRLLPALEDEGRMARVLITVKDPLNLKGEPGVNPLLLGSYVSVRIEGGELDNVFAIPRTAFRDNSQVWVLAEDDTLDIRTVAPVWRDEESIVVREGLAPGERIVMSDLSAPVQGMALHDVNEDDEIAVPGAGEADNG, encoded by the coding sequence ATGAACCGTCACTTTAAGAAAATATTGTCGATTTTTCGTCCCAAGGCGTTGATACCGCTTGTCATCCTGGCGGCGGGCGCCATGGGAGCCTACGCGACCGTGATGTCAGCGCCCAAGGCGATGAAGATGCCGCCCCAGGTTATTCGCCCCGGTGTGGAGACTCGTGAGGCGGTCCGGATGGATCACCGGGTGGTCGTGGACGTCATGGGCACGGTCACGGCGGCGAGGCTGATCGCGCTTCAGTCGCAGGTGTCGGGTAAGGTCGTCGGGGTCAGCGGAGAGTTCGTGCCCGGCGGCTATTTCGACGCGGGCCAGGAGATTCTGACCATTGATCCCAAGGATTACGAGCTGGCCGTGCGCGAGGTGGAGGCCGAGGTGGCGGAGGCCGAGTACAACCTTAAGGTGGAGCAGGGGTATCAGAACGTCTCCGCTCGTGAATGGGACCTGTTGCAGGAAGCCGGGCGAGCCACCGAAGCCGAGGCCGAACTGGCGCTGCGCAAGCCGCATTTGGCAAAGGCCAAGGCGGACCTGCGGGCGGCCAGAGCCAAGCTTGAACTGGCGCGCCTCGATCTGTCGCGCACCCGCGTCACCGCGCCTTTCGCGGCCAAGGTCGAGTCCAGGACCGTCGATTTGGGCGCGGCCGTGGCCGTGCAGGGAGACCTTGCTACCCTGGTGGGGACCGACGAGTTCTGGATTCAGGCGTCGGTGCCCGTGGACCGGTTGGGCTGGATCAGTCTTCCGTCCGACAACACCCCGGAGGGGGCGAAGGCCCGGATTGTCTCGGTGGGCGCGGCAGGAGAGTCCGAATGCGAGGGATATGTGGTCCGTCTGCTCCCGGCGCTCGAAGACGAAGGCCGCATGGCCCGCGTGCTTATCACCGTGAAGGACCCGCTCAATCTCAAGGGCGAACCGGGCGTCAATCCGCTCCTTCTCGGCAGCTATGTGTCGGTCAGGATCGAGGGCGGCGAACTCGACAACGTGTTCGCCATTCCGAGGACCGCTTTTCGCGACAACAGCCAGGTCTGGGTTCTTGCCGAGGACGACACCCTGGATATCCGCACCGTGGCCCCGGTCTGGAGGGATGAGGAGAGCATCGTGGTGCGGGAGGGGCTCGCACCCGGCGAACGTATCGTCATGTCCGATCTCTCGGCCCCGGTGCAGGGCATGGCCCTTCACGATGTGAATGAGGACGACGAAATAGCTGTGCCGGGTGCCGGGGAGGCCGACAATGGCTAA
- a CDS encoding efflux transporter outer membrane subunit codes for MTGRIPYCIASMAAVFLLAMALTACSPFRPDARTTTLAPLPVAYTLYSEQPREMGKWWESIGNAELNGLVETALAANLDIIQAWARLRQAGAVSVQSSADKYPTLDATGDYQHTRSSAKDGTGSSTTSETHAIGLEAGYEIDLWGRIEAEAQSGRLDYRASREDLNTSAMTVAGEVVSRWLEIQSQRRKERIIEEQIKTNETYLELIQLRFRNSISTALDVYQQRQNLAKVKALLPPVKSQEQLLLNELALLLGKAAGTVAVSDAEVLEPRELPGLGLPADLLAARPDVRSAGLSLSSADWSVTAARANRLPSLTLAGSGQYSGAQLGTLFDNWMLSLAGAVVGPIFDGGYRKAEVDKARAVVDERLAAYRETVYTAFKEVEDALTEEKWQKEYIAALSAQLEASRISLREAVSRYAQGLDDYLPVLSALMSVQNLEVTMAAERTNLMLYRVSLYRALGGTWTESLPDPDKRTADINIEQTGIEG; via the coding sequence GTGACAGGCAGAATTCCATATTGCATTGCGTCCATGGCGGCGGTCTTCCTTCTGGCGATGGCCCTGACGGCCTGCTCGCCGTTCAGGCCGGACGCCCGTACAACGACGCTTGCGCCGTTGCCCGTGGCCTACACCCTGTATTCGGAGCAGCCCCGTGAAATGGGCAAGTGGTGGGAATCCATAGGCAACGCCGAGCTGAACGGTTTGGTTGAGACGGCCCTGGCGGCCAATCTGGACATCATCCAGGCGTGGGCCAGATTGCGCCAGGCGGGAGCCGTCTCCGTGCAGTCCTCGGCGGACAAATACCCGACCTTGGACGCTACGGGCGACTATCAGCATACGCGGTCGAGCGCCAAGGACGGGACCGGTTCTTCTACCACTTCGGAGACTCATGCCATCGGCCTTGAGGCCGGTTACGAGATCGATTTGTGGGGCCGTATTGAGGCCGAAGCCCAGAGTGGACGCCTTGATTACCGGGCATCTCGCGAGGACTTGAACACCTCGGCCATGACCGTGGCCGGTGAGGTCGTCTCCCGTTGGCTGGAAATCCAGTCCCAACGGCGCAAGGAGCGGATCATCGAAGAGCAGATCAAGACCAACGAGACCTATCTTGAACTCATTCAATTGCGTTTTCGCAATTCCATATCCACGGCGTTGGACGTCTATCAGCAGCGTCAGAACCTTGCCAAGGTCAAGGCGCTCCTGCCGCCAGTGAAGTCCCAGGAACAGCTTCTTCTCAACGAGCTGGCCCTGCTTCTGGGCAAAGCCGCCGGGACTGTGGCCGTATCCGACGCCGAGGTCCTGGAACCGCGCGAACTGCCCGGGCTGGGGCTGCCCGCCGACCTGCTCGCGGCGAGGCCCGACGTCCGTTCCGCCGGATTGTCCCTGTCGTCGGCCGATTGGTCCGTAACCGCGGCCAGGGCGAACAGGCTGCCGTCGCTCACCCTGGCGGGGAGCGGGCAGTATTCCGGCGCGCAGCTCGGGACGCTCTTCGATAATTGGATGCTGAGTCTGGCCGGGGCGGTTGTCGGGCCCATCTTCGACGGCGGCTACCGCAAGGCCGAAGTGGACAAGGCCCGCGCCGTGGTGGACGAGAGGCTCGCCGCGTACCGGGAGACCGTTTACACAGCCTTCAAGGAGGTGGAGGACGCCCTGACCGAGGAGAAGTGGCAGAAGGAATACATCGCCGCGCTCTCCGCCCAGCTCGAAGCCTCACGGATCAGCCTGCGGGAAGCCGTGTCCCGATACGCGCAGGGGTTGGACGACTATCTTCCCGTCCTGAGCGCGCTCATGTCCGTCCAGAATCTCGAAGTGACCATGGCCGCGGAGCGGACCAACCTGATGCTTTATCGCGTTTCCCTGTACCGCGCTCTGGGCGGGACCTGGACCGAATCGCTGCCCGATCCCGATAAACGAACCGCTGACATCAACATCGAACAGACAGGAATCGAGGGATAA
- a CDS encoding response regulator — protein MKNNGPILIIDDDSKLRDLVVEYLEEYDFATATLPSGAKALETIRSLNPSVIVLDVMMPGKDGLEVLRDIRAEFATPVIMLTAKGEDTDRIVGLELGADDYMGKPFNPRELLARIKAVLRRMTNNNDRKPEATSIRAGGLILNLSRQVLVIDHDEIELAPTEFRLLKSLMAHVDRALTRDELMDMVWDKDFAAYDRSIDVHISKLRSQLKPYPAHAKRIRTVWGTGYMFVGE, from the coding sequence ATGAAAAACAATGGCCCGATCCTGATTATCGACGACGACAGCAAACTGCGCGACCTCGTGGTGGAATATCTTGAGGAATACGACTTCGCCACGGCCACCCTCCCCTCGGGCGCCAAGGCCCTGGAGACCATTCGTTCGCTCAATCCCAGCGTCATCGTGCTGGACGTGATGATGCCCGGCAAAGACGGGCTCGAAGTCCTGCGCGACATCCGCGCCGAATTCGCCACCCCGGTAATCATGCTCACGGCCAAGGGCGAGGACACGGACCGTATCGTGGGCCTGGAGCTCGGAGCAGACGACTACATGGGCAAACCGTTCAATCCCCGCGAACTGCTGGCCCGAATCAAGGCCGTCCTCCGACGGATGACAAACAACAACGACCGCAAGCCCGAAGCCACATCCATCCGGGCCGGAGGGCTCATCCTGAATCTCTCCCGGCAAGTGCTGGTCATCGACCATGACGAGATCGAACTGGCCCCAACGGAGTTCCGCCTGCTCAAATCGCTCATGGCCCACGTGGACCGGGCCTTGACCAGGGACGAACTCATGGACATGGTCTGGGACAAGGATTTCGCGGCATACGACCGCTCCATCGACGTGCACATCTCCAAGCTGCGCTCCCAGCTCAAACCGTATCCGGCCCATGCCAAGCGCATCAGGACCGTCTGGGGCACGGGCTACATGTTCGTGGGTGAATGA
- a CDS encoding HAMP domain-containing sensor histidine kinase, which produces MMKVSRLYLRILLAFILVLLVAIAGVGVLLKMGHMRPPFTLHAKNRTEALKQIVGLEISDSAGLTPELRDRLNRVLDIYSNAFNGQAWIENEQGEIVAKSFSTRPLTGEEKLNLKLVTAEGDRIYFIRKGKKGAIYSYGPLETPLGPLTVHLLNQWFARNEEIWFMEGLALMATVAALLLIPVSRRITRPINQMTKSAGKLAQGDFSPRVDESPKDELGTLARTFNHMANSLEKMVRGGRELTANLSHELRSPLARIRISQQIIRERLDAGRTDGISKHVRRMEEEINHMDSLIDQIMRLSKLDLQEPPPREDTADLAEMLEEAAERVRPLSGGRNIPVRLDLSPMPPYRCCKQDMRIVLDNVLSNAVKYCPDNNPVDIVCESDDEIATIRVTNAYPPLSEKELETVFVPFRRLGYDNVEGNGLGLAFARKIVEDHAGTINASSVDGGFCMTIRLPLR; this is translated from the coding sequence ATGATGAAAGTCAGCCGACTCTACCTCCGCATACTCCTGGCCTTTATCCTGGTCCTCCTGGTCGCAATTGCGGGCGTTGGTGTGCTGCTCAAGATGGGCCACATGCGGCCGCCCTTCACTCTGCACGCCAAAAACCGCACCGAGGCCCTCAAACAAATCGTCGGACTGGAAATCAGCGATTCGGCCGGGCTCACCCCGGAACTGCGCGACCGCCTCAACCGCGTGCTCGACATCTACTCCAACGCATTCAACGGCCAGGCATGGATCGAGAACGAACAAGGCGAGATCGTGGCGAAGTCCTTCAGCACCCGTCCCCTGACCGGCGAGGAGAAGCTGAACCTCAAGTTGGTCACGGCCGAGGGAGACCGCATCTATTTCATCCGAAAAGGCAAAAAGGGGGCCATCTATTCCTACGGCCCGCTTGAAACCCCGCTGGGGCCGCTGACCGTCCACCTGCTCAATCAGTGGTTTGCCCGCAACGAAGAGATATGGTTCATGGAAGGGCTGGCCCTGATGGCCACGGTCGCCGCCCTGCTGCTCATCCCGGTATCGCGGCGCATCACCCGGCCCATCAACCAAATGACCAAATCGGCCGGAAAACTGGCGCAGGGAGACTTCTCCCCCCGGGTGGATGAAAGTCCGAAGGACGAGCTGGGAACGCTGGCCAGGACCTTCAACCACATGGCCAACAGCCTGGAAAAAATGGTCCGGGGCGGACGCGAGCTGACCGCAAACCTCTCCCACGAACTGCGCTCCCCCCTGGCGCGCATCCGCATCTCCCAGCAAATCATCCGCGAGCGCCTGGATGCCGGGCGTACGGACGGAATCTCCAAGCACGTCCGGCGCATGGAAGAGGAAATCAACCATATGGATTCCCTCATCGACCAGATTATGAGGCTCTCCAAGCTCGATCTCCAGGAACCGCCGCCCCGCGAGGATACGGCCGACCTGGCGGAAATGCTGGAGGAAGCGGCGGAGCGCGTCAGGCCGCTCTCGGGCGGGCGGAATATCCCCGTCAGGCTCGACCTGTCACCCATGCCTCCCTATCGCTGCTGCAAGCAGGACATGCGCATCGTTCTCGACAACGTGCTCTCCAACGCGGTAAAATATTGCCCGGACAACAACCCGGTGGACATCGTCTGCGAATCGGACGACGAAATCGCAACCATCCGGGTGACAAATGCCTATCCGCCTCTGTCCGAAAAGGAATTGGAAACCGTGTTCGTGCCATTCAGGCGGCTTGGCTACGATAACGTGGAGGGCAACGGTCTTGGCCTGGCCTTCGCCCGCAAAATAGTCGAGGACCACGCCGGGACCATCAACGCGTCCAGTGTCGACGGAGGATTTTGCATGACCATACGCTTGCCGCTGCGCTGA
- a CDS encoding glucan biosynthesis protein, whose amino-acid sequence MMQYNNENRYVRRRFYRVSPLALIILALLLPGAFHAQTAEAVENSGFSRQVVVDRARELSQTPFDPNQGQVPKALLNLSYDAWRDIRFRPEKALWKKENRPFHLQFFHPGLFYDRLVDINIVDKGTAKRLPFDSTMFDYGNNHTVPEQIPTPFGFAGFRIHGPINTAKYFDEIAVFLGASYFRAVAKGQVYGLSARGLAVDTALPDGEEFPYFREFWIEKPARRSSSLTVHALLDSKSLTGAYTFVIQGGKTTTMDVTATLFLRVPVKKIGIAPLTSMFLFGENTDERKVRDFRPEVHDSDGLLIKNDSGEWFWRPLDNPATLAVNGFRADNVRGFGLIQRDRNHHSYQDLEANYERRPTLWVEPRGDWGHGHVELINIPTDQEIHDNIVAFWTPEDDLPIGVPQTYEYRLLWYHGSFTHPPLGYTYATRTGDAGNGGQRFVIDFRSKALNLLEPPSNIEGVITCGEGATVTEQHVEKNTHIGGWRLSFVVRPDQAPSALEKVLPNRRAPVDLRAFLKINDTTLTETWNYAYRP is encoded by the coding sequence ATGATGCAATACAATAATGAAAACAGATATGTCCGCCGACGCTTTTACCGCGTCTCCCCGCTAGCCCTCATAATACTCGCCCTGCTCCTGCCCGGCGCGTTCCATGCCCAAACGGCCGAAGCCGTGGAAAACAGCGGGTTCAGCCGCCAGGTCGTGGTGGACCGGGCCAGGGAACTGAGCCAAACCCCGTTCGACCCCAATCAGGGCCAGGTGCCCAAGGCCCTGCTCAACCTCTCCTACGACGCTTGGCGCGACATCCGCTTCCGTCCGGAAAAGGCCCTGTGGAAAAAGGAAAACCGTCCCTTCCATCTGCAATTCTTCCATCCCGGCCTCTTCTATGATCGACTTGTAGACATCAATATCGTGGACAAAGGGACTGCGAAACGGCTGCCCTTTGATTCGACGATGTTCGACTACGGCAACAACCACACCGTGCCCGAACAGATTCCGACTCCGTTCGGATTTGCCGGATTCCGCATCCACGGGCCCATCAACACCGCAAAATATTTCGATGAAATCGCCGTGTTTCTGGGAGCCAGCTACTTTCGGGCCGTGGCCAAGGGACAGGTCTACGGCCTTTCCGCCCGGGGCCTGGCCGTGGATACAGCCCTGCCGGACGGCGAGGAATTTCCCTATTTCCGCGAATTCTGGATCGAAAAGCCGGCCCGCCGGAGTTCAAGCCTGACCGTGCACGCACTGCTGGACAGCAAGAGCCTGACCGGAGCCTACACCTTCGTCATCCAGGGCGGGAAAACCACCACCATGGACGTCACCGCCACCCTGTTCCTGCGGGTTCCCGTGAAAAAAATCGGCATAGCCCCGCTGACCAGCATGTTCCTGTTCGGCGAGAACACCGACGAACGCAAGGTTCGGGACTTCCGCCCCGAGGTGCATGATTCGGACGGCCTGCTCATCAAGAACGACTCGGGCGAATGGTTCTGGCGTCCCCTCGACAACCCGGCAACGCTGGCGGTCAACGGATTCAGGGCCGACAACGTCCGAGGCTTCGGACTCATTCAGCGAGACCGCAACCACCACAGTTACCAGGACCTCGAAGCCAACTACGAACGGCGGCCCACGTTGTGGGTGGAGCCGCGCGGCGACTGGGGCCACGGTCACGTGGAGCTTATCAACATTCCCACGGACCAGGAGATTCACGACAATATCGTGGCCTTCTGGACCCCCGAGGACGACCTGCCCATCGGCGTCCCGCAAACCTATGAATACCGGCTGTTGTGGTATCACGGCAGCTTCACCCATCCGCCCCTGGGGTACACGTACGCCACTCGAACCGGCGACGCGGGCAACGGCGGACAACGCTTCGTCATCGACTTCAGGAGCAAGGCCCTGAATCTCCTTGAACCTCCTTCCAACATTGAAGGAGTGATAACCTGCGGCGAGGGCGCGACCGTCACCGAGCAGCATGTGGAGAAAAACACGCATATCGGCGGCTGGCGGCTTTCCTTCGTGGTCCGCCCCGACCAGGCGCCCTCGGCCCTGGAAAAGGTATTGCCCAACCGTCGGGCTCCCGTGGACCTGCGCGCGTTCCTGAAAATCAACGACACCACCCTGACGGAAACGTGGAACTATGCCTATCGCCCCTGA
- the mdoH gene encoding glucans biosynthesis glucosyltransferase MdoH: MQSDSQVPGLSFSTGKRRLVLTLLILIPSAMASAYVGSVLPDKGSTPLELAIIIVYSILFAWISVGFWTAIMGWFTIMRRYDRFAASRALSEPFDPNDFPRTAVLFPICNEDTPRVMAGIKTTYLSLQRTPGANQFDIHILSDSGSADKWMEEEAAWADLVKELGAQGRIFYRNRKVNLKRKSGNVADFCRRHGSEYTYMAVFDADSVMSGDTLNAMVRIMERRPRIGILQTAPACFGRDTLLGRLQQFANRAYGPMFAAGLHFWQLGDAQYWGHNALIRIEPFMKHCGLPRLSGKPPLGGDILSHDFVEAALMRRAGWEVCLAFDLTGSWEECPPNLLSELKRDRRWCQGNLQHLRLLFTEGLFPAHRVLFLNGAMSYVSALLWFLFLMLSSAEAVIQAVVGPSYFAATRSLFPSWPVWQPLWALILLATTGVLLFFPKILSYLLIVLKTRRSKQFGGAFRLLASIALEVAFSALLAPIRMLFHSKFVCITLLGRQIGWGSQQRDDRPTSWGEAIRFHGGGAIFGLLWGGVVWLYAPYFFWWIAPIVLPIVLSMPLSVLTSHDGPGRWLRRKGLLLIPEETVPAREIRDVIRFTKEMEAAPTPLELPREAGFLRALLDPGVNGLRRALLSRNQRRPGEKARERNAKLVEKILGNGPEALTPDEKLCLLRDPDGLLEVHTRAWTADDGALRRAWLQRN, encoded by the coding sequence ATGCAAAGCGATTCGCAGGTTCCCGGACTGTCATTCTCCACAGGAAAACGGCGCCTTGTCCTGACGCTGCTCATCCTGATCCCCTCGGCCATGGCCAGCGCCTACGTGGGATCTGTCCTGCCCGACAAGGGCTCCACCCCGCTGGAGCTCGCGATCATCATCGTCTACTCCATCCTTTTCGCCTGGATTTCCGTCGGATTCTGGACGGCGATCATGGGGTGGTTCACGATCATGCGCCGCTATGACCGCTTCGCCGCGAGCCGCGCCCTGTCCGAGCCGTTCGACCCGAACGATTTTCCGCGCACGGCGGTCCTGTTCCCCATCTGCAACGAAGATACGCCAAGGGTCATGGCCGGGATCAAGACCACGTATCTTTCGCTTCAGCGCACTCCCGGCGCGAACCAATTCGACATCCATATCCTGAGCGACTCCGGCAGCGCGGACAAATGGATGGAGGAAGAAGCGGCCTGGGCCGATCTGGTAAAGGAACTCGGTGCGCAGGGCCGCATATTCTACCGCAACCGAAAGGTGAACCTGAAGCGCAAGAGCGGCAACGTGGCCGATTTCTGCCGCCGACACGGCAGCGAATACACGTACATGGCCGTGTTCGACGCTGACAGCGTCATGAGCGGCGACACCCTGAACGCCATGGTCCGAATAATGGAGCGCCGCCCCAGGATAGGCATATTGCAGACCGCCCCGGCCTGTTTCGGCCGCGACACCCTGCTCGGAAGGCTTCAGCAGTTTGCCAACCGCGCCTACGGCCCCATGTTCGCCGCCGGGCTGCATTTCTGGCAGTTGGGGGACGCCCAGTACTGGGGCCACAACGCGCTCATCCGCATCGAGCCGTTCATGAAGCACTGCGGCCTGCCCAGGCTGTCCGGCAAGCCCCCGCTGGGCGGCGACATCCTCAGCCATGACTTCGTCGAGGCCGCGCTCATGCGCCGGGCCGGGTGGGAAGTCTGCCTCGCCTTCGACCTGACCGGCAGTTGGGAGGAATGTCCGCCGAACCTGCTTTCGGAACTGAAGCGCGACCGCCGCTGGTGCCAGGGAAACCTCCAGCACCTCCGACTGCTGTTCACGGAAGGGCTCTTTCCCGCACACAGGGTCCTGTTCCTCAACGGGGCCATGAGTTATGTCTCGGCCCTGCTGTGGTTCCTCTTCCTTATGCTCTCCTCGGCCGAGGCCGTTATCCAGGCCGTTGTCGGCCCGAGCTACTTCGCCGCCACGCGCTCCCTGTTCCCGTCCTGGCCGGTGTGGCAACCGCTCTGGGCCCTGATCCTGCTGGCCACCACGGGCGTGCTGCTGTTCTTCCCCAAAATCCTGAGCTATCTCCTGATCGTGCTGAAAACACGCCGCTCGAAGCAGTTCGGCGGTGCGTTCCGCCTGCTGGCGAGCATCGCTTTGGAGGTAGCCTTCTCCGCCCTGCTGGCCCCCATCCGAATGCTCTTTCACAGCAAATTCGTCTGCATCACCCTTCTCGGACGACAGATCGGCTGGGGTTCGCAGCAACGGGACGACCGCCCGACGTCCTGGGGCGAAGCGATCCGCTTCCACGGCGGCGGCGCGATTTTCGGACTGCTCTGGGGCGGTGTGGTCTGGCTCTACGCCCCGTACTTCTTTTGGTGGATCGCGCCCATCGTCCTACCCATCGTCCTCTCCATGCCCCTTTCGGTCCTCACCAGCCATGACGGCCCTGGACGCTGGCTCCGTCGAAAAGGGCTGCTTCTCATCCCGGAGGAGACAGTACCGGCCCGCGAAATCCGAGATGTGATCCGATTCACCAAGGAAATGGAAGCCGCGCCCACTCCCCTAGAACTCCCGCGCGAAGCGGGCTTCCTGCGCGCCCTGCTTGATCCGGGCGTCAACGGACTTCGACGCGCCCTGCTGTCCCGAAACCAGCGGCGGCCCGGGGAAAAGGCCCGCGAACGCAACGCGAAACTGGTCGAAAAGATTCTCGGCAATGGTCCCGAGGCCCTGACTCCCGACGAGAAGCTCTGCCTCCTGCGCGACCCGGACGGCCTGCTCGAAGTGCATACCCGGGCTTGGACGGCCGACGACGGCGCATTGCGAAGGGCATGGCTCCAACGGAACTGA
- a CDS encoding protein-disulfide reductase DsbD family protein codes for MIIKKPLFTLLLSLFILLSATSAMPLSQPSSLPLKTSVEPFAVAADAIRPGSPGGVLLALTLHMEKEWYSYSNVPGETGKPTSLTAKAADGTQLEVFYPAGKKKPDSYDPTITVAAYLDGTKLFVLVPDGLTAPFPTSLALDLLLCHPTKCVPARVNLTFGQAGLDTGTLPPADGQPWWSEFQGMSGGQVKTQDSTKEDTGNAHIVDWQFTPAYFQPGLEVRGLLSAVLMGLLAGLILNVMPCVLPVVSLKLSSLLGAGAEKGPDRIRAFREHNVFFVLGVISFFLFLAAVLGATGSAWGALFQDRWLVLGIAAVMGALALSLFGLFHLPVIDLKFGVGNKDPRKQAFFTGMLTTLLATPCSGPFLGGVLGWALIQGPVVIATVFVSIGLGMSAPYILLILNPGLARFLPKSGPWIEYVEKGIAFFLLGTAFYLVGIALGDASLRILAPLWVILFGGWLWFRTKTAGQGVRLLLRVSMLVLLAATVYWTTPMQTEVDPWEQFNPAVLNQDLGEERIFLEFTADWCPTCKALEATVMTRENVEDWKERYNVRFIKVDMTERDPEAEALLEALGSRSLPTAAVFRKNDRQTPVVIRDLYTVNQLENLLKSL; via the coding sequence ATGATTATAAAAAAACCCCTTTTCACGTTGCTCCTGAGTTTGTTCATCCTCCTTTCCGCAACGTCCGCAATGCCCCTTTCGCAGCCGTCTTCCCTCCCCTTGAAGACCTCGGTGGAGCCGTTCGCCGTCGCTGCGGACGCCATCCGCCCCGGGTCGCCCGGAGGCGTTCTCCTGGCTCTGACCCTGCACATGGAAAAGGAATGGTACTCATATTCCAACGTCCCCGGCGAAACGGGCAAACCCACGAGCCTGACCGCCAAGGCGGCCGACGGGACTCAGTTGGAGGTATTTTATCCCGCCGGCAAGAAAAAGCCCGACTCCTACGACCCGACCATCACCGTGGCCGCATACCTCGACGGAACGAAACTCTTCGTTCTCGTGCCCGACGGGCTCACGGCCCCCTTCCCGACCAGTCTCGCCCTGGACCTGCTTCTGTGCCATCCGACGAAATGTGTCCCCGCCCGCGTCAATCTGACTTTCGGCCAAGCGGGTCTCGACACCGGCACGCTTCCGCCTGCGGACGGACAGCCCTGGTGGAGTGAATTTCAGGGAATGAGCGGGGGCCAGGTCAAAACGCAAGATTCGACAAAAGAGGACACCGGAAACGCGCACATAGTGGACTGGCAGTTCACCCCCGCGTATTTCCAGCCCGGCCTCGAAGTACGCGGCCTGCTTTCGGCGGTGCTCATGGGTCTGCTTGCCGGGCTCATTCTCAACGTCATGCCCTGCGTCCTGCCCGTGGTCAGCCTCAAGCTCTCCTCGCTGCTTGGAGCCGGAGCCGAAAAAGGCCCCGACCGCATCCGCGCATTCAGGGAGCACAACGTTTTCTTCGTACTCGGGGTAATATCCTTTTTCCTGTTCCTGGCCGCTGTCCTGGGCGCCACCGGCTCGGCCTGGGGCGCGCTCTTTCAGGACCGCTGGCTGGTACTCGGCATTGCCGCCGTCATGGGCGCACTCGCCCTGAGTCTGTTCGGCCTGTTCCATCTGCCGGTGATCGACCTCAAATTCGGCGTCGGGAACAAGGACCCTCGCAAGCAAGCCTTTTTCACCGGCATGTTGACCACCCTTCTGGCCACCCCGTGCAGCGGCCCGTTCCTGGGCGGCGTGCTCGGCTGGGCGCTCATCCAGGGACCGGTCGTCATCGCCACGGTTTTCGTGTCCATAGGACTCGGCATGTCCGCGCCGTATATTCTGCTGATCCTCAATCCCGGCCTGGCCCGTTTTCTGCCGAAGTCCGGACCATGGATCGAATATGTGGAAAAGGGCATCGCCTTCTTCCTGCTCGGCACGGCCTTCTATCTGGTAGGCATCGCCCTGGGAGACGCCAGCCTGCGCATTCTCGCCCCGCTTTGGGTCATTCTCTTCGGCGGCTGGTTGTGGTTCCGCACCAAAACCGCCGGGCAAGGCGTCCGGCTCCTTCTGCGCGTGAGTATGCTCGTGCTCCTGGCCGCCACCGTCTACTGGACCACCCCCATGCAGACAGAAGTTGACCCGTGGGAACAATTCAATCCGGCCGTCCTCAACCAGGACCTTGGCGAAGAGCGGATATTCCTGGAATTCACTGCCGACTGGTGCCCAACCTGCAAGGCCCTCGAAGCAACGGTCATGACCCGCGAGAACGTCGAGGACTGGAAGGAGCGGTACAACGTCCGCTTCATCAAGGTGGACATGACCGAGCGCGATCCCGAGGCTGAAGCCCTGTTGGAGGCCCTCGGAAGCCGAAGCCTGCCCACGGCTGCCGTGTTCCGAAAGAACGATCGGCAAACCCCGGTTGTCATACGCGACCTGTACACCGTGAACCAACTTGAAAACTTGCTGAAATCCCTTTAG